Proteins from a genomic interval of Zingiber officinale cultivar Zhangliang chromosome 2A, Zo_v1.1, whole genome shotgun sequence:
- the LOC122040703 gene encoding brassinosteroid LRR receptor kinase BRI1-like: MAGEHRRRSSFSSSLICLALLVCLLPSVGASGAGDLQLLMSFKGAVGNSQSLQSWDRLRSPCSFAGVTCDSSGSVAALALQRVPLVVDFGAFSSSILSLEGLQRLSLHDVNLTGTLSGYVCGSQLVEMDLSGNGLRGSLADVFTFAAVCAGLKSLNLSRNSFGNGPTATDNAPVLAALEIETLDLSFNKLSEEYELRGLLSNLGSLRRLDLVGNRLSGGLPSVVNCSYLQRLDLSSTGLSGEVGADVFTDCLSLTFLNLSANHFTGRLPSSLSSCASLTTLSLSGNNFSGEFPADILASLPNLHVLELAFNNLSGSLGNTIAAMPNLEVFDLSSNTLTGAIPPELCPNHQFALRVLYLQNNQLSGDIPASLSNCTKLVSLDLSLNYITGTIPRGLGSLSSLRDLVMWQNLLEGEIPPELSNLRSLKNLILDNNGLTGPIPSGLANCTGLNWLSLSSNHLNGSIPSWIGQLHNLAILKLANNSFSGPIPQELGDCKSLIWLDLNNNQLTGLIPPSLAKQSGKIAVGFLGTGEPYVYLKNDGTSGCRGTGDLLEFGGVRPEDLDRLPSRHFCNFTRVYKGITQYTFSNNGSMLFFDLSFNQLDGEIPKELGDMYYLLILNLGHNKLSGVIPPELGNLRYVAGLDLSHNDLEGHIPQSFSGLAMLAEIDLSNNRLNGSIPELGQLATFPRYGYENNSGLCGFPLPPCKDIAGATLDTRHKKSHRQASLAGSLAMGSLFFVFCIVGLIIIAVESKRRKSENKSKSNRAGDIYSDSRSHSGTANSNWKLTATKDALAINLATFDMPLKKLSFADLVQATNGFHNDSLIGSGGFGDVYKAQLKDGSVVAIKKLIHVSGQADREFTAEMETIGKIKHRNLVPLLGYCKVGEERLLVYQFMKYGSLDDVLHNRNNAGIKLNWAARRKIAMGAARGLAFLHHNCTPRIIHRDMKSSNVLLDENLEARVSDFGMARQMGAVDTHLSVSALAGTPGYVPPEYYQSFRCTIRGDVYSYGVVLLELLTGRRPTDSADFGDDNLVGWVKQHSKHRISNVFDPELLKDDPSLELELLEHLNIACACLDERPFRRPTMLKVMSMFKEIQAVSSLSSDVCVTVASIDGSLCEGDMSLKEEDKEDRV; encoded by the coding sequence ATGGCAGGAGAGCACCGACGCCGCTCCTCCTTTTCCTCCTCCTTGATCTGCCTTGCCCTCCTTGTCTGCCTCCTCCCCTCCGTCGGGGCGAGCGGCGCCGGCGACTTGCAGCTGCTGATGTCGTTCAAGGGCGCAGTGGGTAACTCACAGTCGCTGCAGAGCTGGGACCGTCTCCGCAGTCCGTGCTCCTTCGCCGGAGTGACCTGTGACTCCAGCGGCAGCGTCGCTGCCCTCGCGCTGCAGAGAGTGCCCCTTGTCGTCGACTTCGGCGCCTTCTCGTCTTCGATCCTTTCCCTTGAGGGACTCCAGCGTCTTTCCCTCCACGATGTGAACCTCACTGGAACCTTGTCTGGATACGTCTGCGGTAGCCAGTTGGTTGAGATGGATCTGTCCGGCAACGGCCTCCGCGGCTCTCTAGCTGACGTTTTCACTTTTGCGGCTGTTTGCGCCGGGCTGAAGTCGCTCAACCTCTCCCGCAACTCTTTCGGGAATGGACCGACCGCAACTGACAATGCTCCTGTCTTGGCGGCGCTCGAGATTGAGACGCTTGATCTCTCCTTCAACAAGCTCTCCGAAGAGTATGAGCTACGGGGTCTGCTCTCCAACCTAGGCAGTCTCCGCCGCCTTGATCTGGTCGGGAACCGCCTTTCAGGCGGGCTTCCGTCTGTCGTCAACTGCTCCTACCTTCAGCGCCTGGACCTTTCTTCCACCGGCCTGTCCGGCGAGGTCGGCGCCGATGTCTTCACCGACTGCCTGAGCTTGACATTCTTGAACCTGTCTGCCAACCACTTCACCGGCAGACTCCCGTCCAGCCTCTCATCTTGCGCTTCCTTGACCACGCTCAGCCTATCCGGCAACAACTTCTCGGGCGAGTTCCCTGCCGACATCCTCGCCTCGCTACCCAACCTCCATGTTCTGGAGCTGGCGTTCAACAACCTCAGCGGCAGTCTTGGGAACACCATCGCCGCGATGCCCAATCTCGAAGTGTTCGATCTCAGCTCCAACACGCTGACGGGAGCCATTCCCCCGGAGCTTTGTCCTAACCACCAGTTCGCATTAAGAGTGCTGTACCTCCAGAACAACCAACTCTCCGGCGACATCCCGGCGTCTCTGAGCAACTGCACGAAGCTCGTCTCCCTTGATCTCAGCCTCAATTACATCACTGGAACCATTCCGCGTGGACTCGGTTCGCTTTCTTCCCTACGAGACCTCGTCATGTGGCAGAATTTGCTCGAAGGCGAAATTCCGCCGGAGCTATCCAACCTCCGAAGCCTCAAGAACCTCATTCTCGACAATAATGGGCTCACCGGACCGATTCCTTCCGGGCTGGCGAATTGCACAGGTCTGAATTGGCTTTCGCTATCAAGTAACCATCTCAATGGAAGCATCCCGTCCTGGATCGGCCAGCTTCACAATCTTGCAATACTTAAGCTCGCGAACAACTCCTTTTCTGGCCCGATCCCGCAGGAGCTTGGAGACTGCAAGAGTTTGATTTGGTTGGACTTGAACAACAACCAACTCACCGGATTAATCCCGCCGAGCTTGGCCAAACAGTCGGGCAAAATCGCGGTGGGCTTCTTAGGCACCGGCGAGCCGTACGTGTACTTGAAGAACGACGGCACCAGTGGGTGCCGAGGCACCGGCGACCTCCTGGAGTTTGGTGGGGTTCGGCCGGAGGATCTCGACCGTTTACCCAGCCGGCACTTCTGCAACTTCACCAGGGTTTACAAAGGGATAACACAGTATACCTTCAGCAACAATGGATCTATGCTCTTCTTCGATCTTTCCTTCAATCAGCTGGACGGGGAGATCCCCAAGGAGCTTGGAGACATGTACTACCTTCTTATCTTGAACCTTGGCCACAACAAGCTCTCCGGCGTGATTCCACCGGAACTGGGGAACCTGAGGTATGTTGCAGGGCTCGATCTCTCACACAATGATCTTGAAGGGCACATCCCTCAGTCCTTCTCCGGCCTTGCCATGCTAGCTGAGATTGACCTCTCCAACAACAGGCTAAATGGGTCCATTCCTGAACTGGGTCAGCTGGCAACCTTCCCACGGTATGGCTATGAGAACAACTCCGGCCTTTGTGGGTTCCCTCTCCCGCCCTGTAAAGACATTGCCGGGGCTACTTTGGACACACGGCACAAGAAGTCTCATCGCCAGGCTTCTCTCGCAGGGAGCCTTGCAATGGGATCTCTTTTCTTCGTCTTCTGCATTGTTGGCCTCATCATCATTGCAGTAGAGAGCAAGAGGAGGAAGAGTGAAAATAAATCTAAGAGCAACCGTGCTGGAGACATCTACTCAGATAGCCGATCTCACTCCGGCACTGCCAATTCAAACTGGAAGCTGACTGCCACCAAGGATGCATTGGCCATCAACCTTGCCACGTTCGATATGCCTCTCAAGAAGCTCTCCTTTGCGGACTTGGTCCAGGCAACCAATGGCTTCCACAATGACAGCTTGATAGGTTCAGGTGGATTTGGTGATGTTTATAAAGCCCAGCTGAAAGATGGAAGCGTCGTTGCCATCAAGAAACTTATCCATGTCAGTGGACAGGCAGACAGAGAGTTCACAGCTGAAATGGAGACAATTGGAAAGATCAAGCACCGCAACCTGGTTCCTCTGCTGGGCTACTGCAAAGTCGGAGAAGAGCGTCTGTTGGTTTATCAGTTTATGAAGTATGGTAGCTTAGACGATGTCTTGCATAACCGAAACAATGCTGGAATCAAGCTGAATTGGGCAGCTAGAAGGAAGATTGCAATGGGAGCTGCCAGAGGGTTGGCATTCTTGCATCACAACTGCACACCTCGTATAATTCACAGAGATATGAAGTCCAGCAATGTTCTTCTCGATGAGAATCTGGAGGCAAGGGTCTCTGATTTTGGGATGGCAAGGCAGATGGGTGCAGTGGACACCCATTTGAGTGTTTCTGCACTAGCAGGCACCCCTGGTTATGTGCCACCTGAGTACTACCAGAGCTTTCGGTGCACCATCAGGGGTGATGTTTATAGCTACGGTGTTGTCTTGCTCGAGCTGCTCACTGGGAGACGACCTACTGATTCTGCAGACTTTGGGGATGACAATTTGGTTGGGTGGGTCAAGCAACACTCTAAACATAGGATAAGCAATGTGTTCGACCCTGAGCTGTTGAAGGATGATCCCTCTCTTGAACTGGAGTTATTAGAGCATCTTAATATCGCTTGTGCCTGCCTCGATGAGAGGCCATTCAGGCGACCGACAATGCTGAAGGTGATGTCAATGTTTAAGGAGATACAAGCAGTTTCTTCTTTAAGTTCCGATGTCTGTGTCACTGTGGCTTCAATAGATGGGAGCCTCTGTGAGGGGGATATGAGcttgaaggaagaagacaaagaagatcGAGTTTGA